One genomic segment of Impatiens glandulifera chromosome 6, dImpGla2.1, whole genome shotgun sequence includes these proteins:
- the LOC124941251 gene encoding protein PLASTID TRANSCRIPTIONALLY ACTIVE 16, chloroplastic produces the protein MAPTLSSSAFITPQHSLTLRNPRLSIYAATKNGAGGSFPSFRLGKLGVGSSSDEEASQGSDSGNSTTTPFSFNFGKLSSDVKSLVPVLSKPAAGLSFGQSRKKDSGTVFVAGATGQAGIRIAQTLLREGFNVRAGVPDLGSAQELARLAAAYKLISSEESRRLNAVESTFQDAESIAKAIGNASKVVVTIGQAENGPVGEVTTSDALQVIEAAQIAGVTHVAIVYDGSISTASTYNVLDGIQTFFNNFFSRSQPLTINEFLQKLVATDVSYTLMKTSLTDDYSPEGSFNVVVSAERNGAVDSNDYKVSTSKIASLVANVFSNTSVTENKVVEVSSDPSAPSKSADELFSGIPEDGRRKAYLEALEKAKTEELERKSSEEAVKAAKTKEKEVKRIEEEPEEVESNGGVSVESMLDKAKGFGSGLSWEKFSSQLTAAAAAQKQVIEKSKAQIATVRGQAKARNLPSKKAVIKQPPAQKNSVFRPKSEPKEKQSDEKKEVRKVFGGLFKQETIYIDDV, from the exons ATGGCTCCAACCCTTTCATCCAGTGCATTTATCACTCCTCAACACAGCCTCACCCTAAGGAATCCAAGGCTGTCCATTTACGCCGCCACAAAGAACGGCGCCGGAGGATCCTTCCCGTCGTTCCGTCTGGGGAAATTGGGTGTCGGATCTTCTTCCGATGAGGAAGCCAGTCAGGGAAGCGATTCGGGGAATTCGACGACGACCCCTTTCTCATTTAATTTTGGTAAGTTATCGTCGGACGTTAAATCTCTTGTCCCTGTTCTTTCTAAGCCGGCGGCGGGCTTGTCGTTTGGTCAGTCAAGGAAGAAGGATTCCGGCACCGTGTTTGTGGCTGGCGCGACGGGTCAGGCTGGAATCCGCATTGCCCAAACATTGCTCAGGGAAGGATTTAATGTTAGAGCCGGCGTGCCGGACCTTGGTTCTGCTCAAGAATTGGCTCGTCTTGCCGCTGCTTATAAG TTAATCTCCAGTGAAGAATCACGGCGTCTCAACGCCGTGGAATCCACCTTCCAAGATGCGGAATCGATTGCCAAGGCGATCGGGAACGCAAGCAAGGTCGTTGTTACCATCGGTCAGGCCGAGAATGGTCCCGTCGGTGAGGTCACAACTTCGGACGCTTTGCAGGTTATTGAAGCTGCTCAAATCGCTGGTGTTACCCACGTGGCCATCGTTTACGACGGATCCATTTCGACTGCATCGACCTACAACGTATTGGACGGCATCCAAACCTTCTTTAACAACTTCTTCTCTCGATCTCAGCCATTGACGATTAACGAGTTCCTTCAGAAGTTGGTGGCAACTGACGTAAGTTACACTCTCATGAAGACGAGTTTGACTGATGATTACTCACCCGAGGGTTCCTTCAATGTTGTCGTTTCAGCCGAACGGAATGGCGCCGTCGACTCGAACGACTACAAA GTATCCACGTCAAAGATAGCATCCCTTGTGGCCAATGTTTTCTCAAACACTTCGGTGACAGAAAATAAG GTTGTAGAAGTTTCCTCTGACCCATCGGCTCCATCAAAGTCTGCAGATGAGCTTTTCAG TGGCATTCCTGAAGATGGAAGAAGAAAAGCATACTTGGAAGCCTTAGAGAAGGCAAAGACAGAGGAACTGGAAAGAAAATCTAGTGAAGAAGCTGTTAAAGCTGCTAAAACAAAGGAGAAAGAGGTGAAAAGGATAGAAGAAGAGCCAGAAGAGGTGGAGTCAAATGGAGGAGTTTCAGTTGAAAGTATGTTGGATAAGGCAAAAGGGTTTGGCTCTGGGCTGTCTTGGGAGAAATTCAGTTCTCAGTTGACTGCAGCTGCAGCTGCCCAAAAACAGGTCATTGAAAAATCCAAAGCTCAGATTGCTACGGTTAGAGGTCAGGCAAAGGCAAGGAACCTGCCTTCTAAAAAGGCAGTTATCAAGCAACCTCCTGCTCAAAAAAATTCAGTTTTCAGACCAAAGTCGGAGCCAAAGGAAAAACAGAGTGATGAGAAGAAAGAAGTAAGGAAAGTTTTTGGTGGGTTGTTTAAGCAAGAAACCATTTACATTGATGATGTCTGA